Proteins from a genomic interval of Garra rufa chromosome 4, GarRuf1.0, whole genome shotgun sequence:
- the gad2 gene encoding glutamate decarboxylase 2, whose translation MASHGFWFMGAENPAGNGSQSPNTPRAWCQAAAQKFSGGIGSKLCALLNVGEAEKTAQAQVKAEDGSTVESCGCNKPCNCPKATACFSDLYSTDLLPALDGDTKTMNFLQEVVDILLAYIVESFDRSTKVIDFHYPNELLQRNNWELSDEPETLDDILISCRATLKYAIKTAHPRYFNQLSTGLDMVGLAADWLTSTANTNMFTYEVAPVFVLLEYVTLKKMREIIGWQDGRGDGIFSPGGAISNMYAMLLARYKMFPEVKEKGMSSVPRLVAFTSEHSHFSIKKGAAALGIGTESVICIKADERGKMIPSDLERRIIEAKQKGYVPFFVSATAGTTVYGAFDPLMAIADICKKHDVWMHVDGAWGGSLLMSRKHRWKLNGVERANSMTWNPHKMMAVPLQCSALLVREEGLMQSCNQMQACYLFQQDKHYDLSYDTGDKALQCGRHVDIFKLWLMWRAKGTIGFEAQIDKCLELSEYLYNKIKDREGYEMVFDGKPQHTNVCFWYLPPGVRYLEDKVEKMKRLHKVAPVIKARMMEYGTTMVSYQPQGDKVNFFRMVISNPAATFEDIDFLIEEIERLGQDL comes from the exons ATGGCATCACACGGGTTTTGGTTTATGGGTGCTGAAAATCCGGCTGGAAACGGCAGTCAGAGCCCGAACACTC CGAGAGCATGGTGCCAGGCGGCGGCCCAGAAATTCTCCGGAGGCATCGGCTCCAAATTATGTG CTCTGTTAAATGTCGGAGAGGCTGAGAAAACAGCTCAAGCCCAAGTAAAAGCAGAAGATGGGTCTACAGTCGAGAGCTGCGGCTGTAATAAACCCTGTAACTGCCCCAAAGCCACCGCGTGCTTCTCTGATCTCTATTCAACAG ATCTTTTACCTGCACTGGATGGCGACACGAAGACTATGAATTTTCTGCAGGAGGTTGTGGATATATTGCTGGCTTATATAGTGGAATCTTTTGACAGGTCAACGAAAGTGATTGATTTTCACTATCCAAATGAATTGCTCCAAAGGAATAATTGGGAGCTTTCGGACGAACCCGAGACTCTGGATGATATTCTGATCAGCTGTCGCGCCACGCTAAAATACGCCATAAAAACCG CACACCCCAGGTATTTCAATCAGCTCTCCACTGGGTTAGACATGGTTGGCTTGGCTGCCGATTGGCTAACTTCCACTGCCAACACCAATAT GTTCACCTATGAGGTGGCTCCAGTCTTCGTGCTGTTGGAATACGTCACGCTGAAGAAGATGAGGGAGATCATTGGCTGGCAGGACGGCCGCGGTGATGGAATATTCTCTCCGG GTGGCGCCATTTCCAACATGTATGCCATGCTGCTGGCTCGCTATAAAATGTTCCCTGAGGTGAAGGAGAAAGGAATGTCATCCGTACCGAGACTGGTGGCCTTCACATCGGAACAT AGCCATTTTTCAATCAAGAAAGGAGCAGCCGCACTTGGAATTGGTACTGAAAGTGTCATCTGTATTAAAGCTGATGAAAG GGGTAAGATGATTCCTTCCGACCTTGAGAGGAGGATTATTGAAGCCAAGCAGAAG GGATACGTGCCGTTTTTTGTCAGCGCCACAGCCGGCACCACGGTTTATGGTGCCTTTGATCCTCTGATGGCTATAGCGGACATCTGTAAGAAGCATGATGTCTGGATGCATGTGGAT GGAGCATGGGGTGGAAGTTTGCTAATGTCCCGGAAACACCGGTGGAAGCTGAATGGAGTTGAGAG GGCTAATTCTATGACCTGGAACCCTCATAAAATGATGGCTGTGCCCTTGCAGTGCTCTGCTCTGCTGGTTCGAGAGGAG GGTCTGATGCAGAGCTGCAATCAGATGCAGGCCTGTTATCTGTTCCAGCAGGACAAGCACTATGATCTGTCCTATGACACAGGGGACAAGGCCCTGCAGTGTGGCCGCCATGTGGACATCTTCAAACTATGGCTAATGTGGAGGGCTAAG GGCACTATTGGATTTGAGGCTCAGATTGACAAATGTCTGGAGCTTTCGGAGTATCTCTACAACAAGATCAAGGACAGGGAAGGATATGAGATGGTGTTTGATGGAAAG CCTCAGCATACCAATGTGTGTTTCTGGTACCTTCCACCGGGCGTACGCTACCTGGAGGACAAAGTGGAGAAAATGAAGCGTCTGCATAAG GTTGCCCCTGTAATCAAAGCCAGAATGATGGAGTACGGAACGACCATGGTGAGCTATCAGCCACAGGGAGACAAGGTCAACTTCTTCCGTATGGTCATCTCCAACCCAGCTGCTACCTTTGAAGACATTGACTTCCTCATTGAAGAGATTGAGCGACTGGGACAGGATCTTTAA